The nucleotide sequence TTTTCAAGCCTGATTAGGTTGAAATGATGAAATCTCATGAATATGGTTATTGAAAATGTGATTACGATCTTCTAGTTATAACACATGTTCTCAAGCCTCACTTGAGAACGTTTATGGAGCTCGCTATCACTCACCTAGGAAAGTGTTTTGATGAACAAAGGCATTTAGTTTGGTTGACAATGTTGGTTCTATATCAGCTATTACTCTGCACAACTTGTTCCAGGCTTCTGACGCTTTGTTTTCTTGTCCTGTAGGATCATCTCTGCTTCAATCTACCTGACTGCCTTTGTATGAGACAGGAAAGTGATTGCGGAGCATCCATTGGCTGCTTTATTGTTTTATGTGTACCTAATTAGAAGTGATGTACTGCGTTAGGATTGGAAGTAGTAAATTTTCCCTTTGCAAATAATGTGATTCTGTACCACACAGATTCAAGTGCTCCTCCTCATTTTTAGGTGTAACTTTGAGATTTCATGTGGACGGGGTTGGGGTTGCGTAAGTCTCTCCATCTCCCTCATCTGTTGCATAGAAACCTGAATTATAGGGTTCCACAGCAATGCGTGTGTAGAACTCTACGTTTGCATGATTGCTCCCGTCAAGTTGTTCATGCCGTCTTTTGTCTGGGTTTGTTGGTGATAGTTAATTCAATCCGGTAAAGATAGATATCTGTGACTGCTTCATGTCGGCCATGTGATTGGCGCGTCTCCTCAGCACATCAACTGTTGACTTGGTTTTGTTCTCCAGCAGTAGTCAAATACTATATATAATCTTCTGATGTTATTTTTGTTAATCGGGATTAAACATGTCACTATTTATTAGACATTTCAGCTTTCTAATATAATAAAGCTTAGGATTCCCAGCAGCCTCCTCAGATTTCATCCATCAAAGCAAGATTAAATGCCTTGTGATCAGTTTCATTGGTTGACGGTTGAGACTACCAAAGTCGTACAGTAGATAGGCGTTTCACAGACAGCGCTTGGACCGCCGGAAATCatggcatcttcttcttcttctgaggcTCCGCATATGGTGGAGCCACCCTCCCCACTGCATCTGCCAAATTCAATACACGTCAGTCGGTTACCAGAAGATGTCGCGGCGCCGCATCTCTTACGTCTCCGGCCTTCTGGGctgatctcctcctcctcctcctccccttgttACCAGCCGGTGCTCTCCGCCTTTCTGCCGCAGCCCGGCGGCGGAAGCTGACGGTGAGATCGGTGAAGGCCCTCAAGATGTGCTTATGGACGCTCCGGTCGTTGAGCTCAAGGTAGCAGAAGAGGAGCTCCTTCATGAAGTCCCAGTCCAAAGGCTGGTTCGGCTCCACGTGCCGCGCGTCCACCATGCCCTGCATGGACCGCCGGAAGTCGTCGTAGGGGTCCTTGGAGAACGTCACCACCGCCACCCCGTCGCCTCGTGCCTCCGCCCCAGCCTCGTTCGTCCGAGAAGAGCTCGACGGCGACGGTGACGGTGACGACCACGAAGACGAGGCGTTGTTCCGCCGGGCCCCACGGTGGAGAGAGTTGGACGCGCCGGAGGACACGAAGAAGCGCTCGGACGAGCAGAACGCTGCGGGTGGCGGGCGCTCGTCATCGCCCCCCCGGGGGGTCGCTTCGGAGAGGTTGGCGGGTTCGTCCTCGCGCAAGTAGAGGGAGCGGAAGTTCTCGCAGAGGAAGCGGTCGACGTCGGAGAGCGTGGCGGCAGGGTCGTGTCCGTCGTCGTCGGCGCGTCCGCGGTCGACGGCGAAAGAAGGGGTCTTGGGATACTTGCACGCCGATAACAGCCAACTGGTGGCAGCAGTGGCGGCGGCCGGATGCGGGGAATTGGGTATGTGTAGATGAGACGGTACTTTCTTGAGCTTGGAGAGACAAACTCGGATAGATTTCCGAAGGCCTTTctttcccatctctctctcttcttcttcttcttcttcttcttctttgtcttcttcagagaggtgagggaggcagagaggagGAGCACTGGTAGAGGATATGTAGAGGACGCGAGGCAGGATGCAAAGGTAGCAGGGAAAAGCTGGTGGAGGCTACAACGAAGACACGCTTTAAAGGTGCTGAGTCTGCGGCAGTtagaaattaattaattaattaattattaaattaaatcgGATAGATTAAACATACATACATAGGGAGGGCGAGAGGGGGTTATTAGATATGCTCGTGAAGGTGTTTGTCTGGTGTTGTTAGAAAAGTAGCAGAAAAGGGTGGAGTTCTTCTGACATTGGCAAGGCTCGTAATGTTACATCTTTGACTCAAACTCCACACCTTCCACGAATTGTGCCTACCATGCTCTCAAATGTAGAAATGCCTGCCATTGATTAGGGTTGGCACGGCTTGGCTCTTCTGAGGTCTTGATAGAATGCTTCACAGGCAAGTCATGTAAGGGAGACAGGTCCATTTCATCAATAAAGTCTATTAATGGCTGTTTCCACTAGTGGAATCACACATCAAAAAGAATGTCCTAATTTTTGTTAAGATACGAGTGGCCAAATCAAAAGAAAGGTCTTTTCATTCCGTCACAAGCAATCCTATGACGAAGACAGAGCAGCATGTCACGTTGGTTTCAGCAAGCCTATCGAGATTTATGTTCTAAAATAAGACTAGATAGCCAAAAGAGTTATTAGATCAAATCTCCTGGTGATCTTGAATGTTAGATCATTCTATATTTGATTGGATAGTGATGGAGAATGACTGACAATTTAGATTTCATGCAATCTTAAAAGTTTCATGCAAAGACAAAGGTAAGATCGGATTCTTACCGTACTATATTAGGATGACTTGTGTCTGGCTTGGCTCATCAAGGAACACGTAGAACGATATCTTTGTTTTGTGCTTGGTTCAACATCTACACGAGTCGATCGTAATTTCCAGGTCGAGCTGTTTGCAAACTTGATCTGAGTGATGCAATTGCAATTGTTTGCAATTGGCGACCTGTGAAACAACAGTATGAGGTGACAAAAGTAAAGATATCAACTCTGGAAGAAGAAATGGATAAATTTCAACTGTGTTCACACACCTGGTAAGTTTTGACTAGTGGGTAAATAGTAATGAAACTGAACAAATACCACTGTTTCTAACATTCAAGGATCATTACAACAGATTGTTACAGTTAATGATTAAGTACATGATAACCATCCCAGAATGATAATATTTGTACTGTTCCAATGAACCCTAATTTAAACCAGACACACTACTTACTCTTAGCATGAGGATGACAGCTTCAGAGGCCGATGAACTGGACCTAATAGCACATCAGAAGAAAAGCAGACAGCCGTAAGCAATTTTGGTAACTACATAATATTGGTCAAAGTCAATGCCCATCTGACCTAAAATATTGACTAAatacaaaacttaaaactatgcgCATCTGTTTCAGCAGAAGAATCATGCCACGGCAAACGATGAAGGGGAAAAGGGGGGCCAATAGCATAGCTTGAACATCAACCTACCACAACAGACTGTAG is from Musa acuminata AAA Group cultivar baxijiao chromosome BXJ3-8, Cavendish_Baxijiao_AAA, whole genome shotgun sequence and encodes:
- the LOC103993896 gene encoding transcription repressor OFP14-like; this encodes MGKKGLRKSIRVCLSKLKKVPSHLHIPNSPHPAAATAATSWLLSACKYPKTPSFAVDRGRADDDGHDPAATLSDVDRFLCENFRSLYLREDEPANLSEATPRGGDDERPPPAAFCSSERFFVSSGASNSLHRGARRNNASSSWSSPSPSPSSSSRTNEAGAEARGDGVAVVTFSKDPYDDFRRSMQGMVDARHVEPNQPLDWDFMKELLFCYLELNDRSVHKHILRAFTDLTVSFRRRAAAERRRAPAGNKGRRRRRRSAQKAGDVRDAAPRHLLVTD